Proteins co-encoded in one Flavobacteriaceae bacterium MAR_2009_75 genomic window:
- a CDS encoding 3-oxoacyl-[acyl-carrier protein] reductase, translating to MNNKLSGKNVIVTAGAQGIGEAITKHFIDSGANVAIHYFSSKNTANQLTEYAAAKGQKAIAISGDLTKEAQADAMVQQAVDALGGLDILINNAGSLIARKKLNEIESEFWHKVMDINLTSMMYVTRAASAHLSKNEYSSIVNLASLAGRKGGHSGSLAYSTSKGAILTFTRALSSELGSEGIRVNAVAPGLILGTSFHDTHTTKESATATVSSIPIQRAGNADDVARAVLYLASEYNGFITGATLDINGGVYNM from the coding sequence ATGAACAACAAACTATCAGGAAAGAACGTGATTGTCACTGCAGGTGCCCAGGGAATTGGCGAAGCAATCACTAAGCACTTTATTGATAGCGGAGCTAATGTAGCCATACACTATTTTTCCAGTAAAAATACTGCAAACCAATTAACGGAGTACGCTGCCGCCAAAGGGCAAAAAGCCATTGCTATAAGTGGTGACTTGACTAAAGAAGCACAGGCAGATGCAATGGTTCAACAAGCTGTGGATGCGTTAGGAGGTTTAGATATTTTGATCAATAATGCGGGGTCACTTATTGCCCGAAAAAAACTTAATGAAATAGAATCGGAATTCTGGCACAAAGTTATGGATATTAACTTAACCTCTATGATGTATGTTACCAGAGCCGCCTCTGCTCATCTATCAAAAAATGAGTACAGCAGTATTGTCAATTTAGCATCGCTCGCTGGGCGAAAAGGTGGTCATTCAGGTTCACTTGCTTATTCCACTAGTAAGGGCGCTATATTAACATTTACTAGAGCACTTTCCTCTGAATTGGGTTCAGAAGGAATACGAGTGAATGCTGTTGCACCAGGTCTAATTTTAGGTACTTCATTTCACGACACGCACACTACAAAAGAGTCTGCTACTGCGACTGTTTCCAGTATTCCAATTCAACGGGCGGGCAATGCAGATGATGTGGCAAGGGCTGTTTTATACCTGGCCTCTGAGTATAATGGCTTTATTACCGGAGCTACACTCGATATTAATGGCGGTGTATATAACATGTAA
- a CDS encoding Cupin domain-containing protein, producing MNRFSEKYIITKEMEWEALGGGVSRKFLGYDNQIMMVKVKFEKGALGTPHQHFHTQATYCVAGKFEFEIDGVKKIVEAGDGVYIEPNLLHSAVCLEEGILIDTFSPVREDFLSGGEVSYFGDK from the coding sequence ATGAATAGATTTAGTGAAAAATACATCATTACTAAAGAGATGGAATGGGAGGCCCTTGGGGGAGGAGTATCCAGAAAATTCTTAGGTTACGATAACCAGATTATGATGGTGAAAGTGAAATTCGAAAAAGGCGCATTGGGCACGCCACACCAGCATTTTCATACGCAAGCAACCTATTGTGTTGCGGGTAAATTTGAATTTGAAATTGATGGTGTAAAGAAAATCGTGGAAGCAGGAGATGGAGTGTACATTGAACCTAATTTATTGCACAGTGCAGTCTGTTTGGAAGAAGGAATATTAATAGACACTTTTAGCCCTGTGAGAGAAGACTTTTTAAGTGGGGGAGAGGTATCTTATTTTGGAGATAAGTAA